The DNA sequence tttgaaaacaagagtgaaaagtgaaaaaaaaaaaaaaaagttaaagttggagtatttaaaaaaaatattttaaaatatataattttatcggTAACTTCTAAAAGTTGATACGGAATTGCTTATAGCTTTTATCttaaaatcaacttaatttagCTGTTCAAAAGCAGAAGTTATGGAACAAAAGTACTTTTTTCAACATATTTTCAACGATAAGCTAATAAGTGCTTATTTTCATCCTAAGTAACTCCCTACCAAATTTTGGAACTTACCCTAGTTTACGTTTTTCCACATTCCGCACGTATTTTCAAAACCctcaatttttatcataaattacttataactttttctacaatttaATCCCATGATAAAAgtaagggtaaattacgaaTTCTTATGaagtttagtataattacgaatactccctcattgtttgaaaaattataaatacccccctcatgtttgatgaaattatgtaatcattggatggaggtataaaattatcaacttttctcttactgtattttttttattttttaaatttaaaacttataaaaaatgaaataggttggatgaaaaaattatccacttagtccataaaaaaatactttgcttaaaaaataaataaacttataatttttaatccacaagggcattttggtcaatttatcataaaaatggACGGAAACCTAATGGATTgaactaattgttagacggtcattaaaatcagaaaggtattggtaatttaccctaaaagtAATGGTAATAACACTCTCTTATTGTCTCCATGTTGCAAAGAATGTCTAAGTTCCATCTATCTTAAAAATACAtgtatcatatttataaattactactatttataatttaaatatccttttcctttaattaaatttagggataattacagttatacttttttatctatatataatttatctacacaaataattcatatattttcaaaaaaattatgcatacactcatcaaattatccctatttattaaaaaattacatgtacaaCCTTCGAAAACGTCAACAATATTACACAATTTGCCCTGTTTTTATTGTTAGgaatagtttttataattataaaaaaaaaataggaatatataatttgtataaattaatgataattatccctttatatttaattagaaagaATATAAAGATGTTTTTTGCCACATATTTATCACCATATGTGGAGAAAGAGCCAACTAaggtttcattaaaaaattatttctttatctaataaaaaatatgggtttgttttttacataatgtaaagattttttttttaaaaaaagtattttaaatattaacttCCCACTTtcttaaaaagtattatagttttttaataattaaagaacaatttataaaaaaaatattaaagctTTTTTGTCTATTAATATGCCATTTTCtatgaaaagaatatatatttatatatactaccACACTCATTAATAGGGATTAATGATATCattgcatcaatttttaaatatgataattatactcGTATGACAATATGACGGGCCGttgcttttttgtttgtttgtttgtttgtttatttttctttttcttttcttgaaatatgatttatttgtttatatatatatttaatttttttataatatattttaaaatatgaataattatttattatatacacacaaaaataacGTGTCACGACAGcccgtatatatatatatatatgtgtattcctaactttttaaaaaacagCGTATTTTACCTTCTAGTTTCCATGGATTGGACTGGCTTGTCGTCCTCCGATACTATGATGGGCAAATCGGACAAATCACAGGGCAACGGATTTGTCGTAAAGAACTGTgtaacataaaaatatcaataatataaaagaaattaatactttaattacacacacattatcttaaatcataatttttacttaGGGATTGCtcttaaaattgcaattattagACAGTCTATGCATATTCAACAAcgttgttaattttttttaataataattaaaataaaaattatataatatttattaattatattagattAACAAGTACAagttatttttcatctaacaaaaatatatctcttaattttcttcaactatgagataaattaatcataattaataaaaataagaaaatatataataataattattattatcattgtaaaattatagagcatatgtttaaattaacttaattttatttgaggaATATACaacttcatattatttttaatatacgAGTAATATTAGTTTAGTGGTACATATTAGTAAAATagcacataaaaatattcaatacgTACACATAATCTTGAtacaaatatatgaaatatcttaaattgttagaaattatatatttgatattaaaatataacaataagaTTCAAAtctatgatatatatatatattaaataataatttacacaaaatactaaattattgattttgcttatttttagataGATATTGAAACACAtacttttatgatgatataaatattttattttttttacttgatatactattatatgtgtatttaaatatataaaaataaaaaatagagctCGCGAGCTTTTGAATAGAAATATATtaactcgagctcgactcatcAAGGAGCTCTAGTCGAGTCAGTTCGCTGATCGAACTTATTTGTCGCCCCTAAAGGGTCCTTCCCTAGTTTGATCGAAATGGGGCAAATTTGGGTTCAAATTATTAGgctgaattatatattttatttttatttataatatattttaaaatattaaaaattatttattatttacacgtAGAAATTACATGATGCAATggctaataataaaaaaaagagaaaactcACTTCGGTTTGGAGAGCAGAAGTAGCGGTTCCACGAAACGCAGGGTCGAGAGAGAGAAGTCTGTCGAGAAGGGCAAAAGCGGAATTGGGAAAGTTGGGAAATGCTTCCTTGAAATTGGGCTTATACTGTTGCGGCGGCCGGAAAGTGGCCGGCGGCTTTACTTTCTTCCAGTACTCTTCTGATGGCGACCCACATAGCTTGAAGATCTTATGAAGCTGCtcaatctgaatttttttggaaaataataataataataagggtaaattccAAACACTTTTATTtaggtttaatataattataattatttttctgttatttgagaaattacaaacatcttttgatttttttaacgTCTGTTTACAACGGGCTCATTTGGTTAGCATCCGTGAGATTTCCATTTAACTTTTGTGGGGAACTGACCAAAACGCCCTTTtggattaagaattataattttatatatttttaaaattttctaaaatatttttatggactaatatttcttatggattatttattttacccacctcttattttttttttaattttatcaaatagtttttttttatttttttaagaatttcaaCAAGGGTAAACTAATAATGTTCATTTCAGTGTCTAGgggataaataattattttttatttgagtggggtatttgtaatttttcaaataatgagagaatatttataattatactaaatatcATAGTagataattgtaatttgccttaatattaataataattatgccaaaaatGGAgtttttttgctcatttcacatatcacgGGGGTAATAAATGGATGACAATGAAATTTGAACCCAATAGCTCTTGTTTGGTCTACATATGATACTATATTAAACGATCATTTAACCTAAAAGTTTAAACATTCAGATTATCATAAGAGTTATATCCTTTTCAACATCGACCACTCAAgatcgataaaaaaaaatcaaacaaagaaCAAAACTCGTACCTCATTCCGACCAGGCATAATAGGCCGTCCCACAAACATTTCTGCCAGAAGGCATCCGGCACTCCAGAGATCGATCCCAACTCCATAATCCGTCGAGCCAAGAAGCAGCTCAGGAGCTCTATACCATAACGTCACAACCCGGCTTGTAAGGGGACGTTTTGGCCTGTTCTTGTAGAAATTTGCCAGCCCGAAATCTGCAATCTTCAGCACCCCATTCTTGTCGATCAACAAGTTCGATGCCTTTATGTCCCTGTGCAGGATTCCCCTCTCGTGGCAATGCTGCAGTCCTGAGAGCAACTGCTGCATGTAGCTCTTCACCTACACATTTCGTCGAACAGCTTTTAGGctctcaattttatttagggaaaaaatgcaagcgcCCCTCTTATGTGGAATATGTCCATAACATCCCtcgtaaaaaaaataagtataaattataatcatctttcatgagatttgatataattataaaaatatattcgttatttagaatattacaaataccctccCCCCTCATTTTTAACATATGTCTAACAACGAATCCATTACGTTAATTTTTGTTAGGTTCTCATCCAACATTGTCATGACCTgaccaaaatatcattaatggattatgaattataatcttacatattttttgaaattttttaaaagtatttttatagaGTAATATGCTCTATGGATTGTTTACTTTACAcaccatcatatattttttatatttttttttaaaaatcaacaaagataaatagtaattttcacATCAccgtttaaaaaaaaaattatataatctttttctatttgagAGGGTATTTGTGATTTCTCAAACAAGtgataattagtaaaatacccctatctttttcaaaatgaaacctcccccaaaaaattaaaaaaaaaaaaaaaactttatcgGGGTTGTAATACACACCCCCTTTTCTGCGATCttgtatgatttttaaaaataaattttattgatatatacatatatataattttaggtaaattacagtCATCTTATATGAGGTTTgagataattacaaatatattttcattgtttgaaaaattacaaatacccacTTAACTTTAACATGTATATAACAACGAGCCTATTCCGTTAGCCCccgttagattttcattcatcttctagttttttaaaaattacgaatacccaCTTAATTTTAACGTTCGTATAACAATTTGCCTATTCCGTTAGCCCTCGTCAGGTTTCTATCCAGTTTTTATCGTATACagacaaaaatattctttcagattataaattgtaattttatatatttctaaaagttttctaaaataattttatggactaatatgccattatgaattatttattttatccacccttcaattttcttttacattttgtaaatatttttttttaaaaaaaagaagaaacttaataagggtaaaaatagtaatttccACATCACCATTTAgggactacataattattttttatttgagaaaaatatttataatttttaaataataaaaaagtattcgcaattatgccaaatctcaAAGAAAGTAGCTATAGTTTACTCAGTAATTTGACCTTGTTGGATTTGAGTAACATAAGAAAAGGGAAGAAATGGACCTGAGGCTCAGTGAGCTTTCCTACAGGCCTGGAGATGACTTTGGTGAGGTCTGATTGCATGAAATCAAAAACTAAGTAGAGACTGTATTGCATTCTTGAGGTGGCTATCCCTTCAAGCTTTATGATGTTTGGGTGGTCTAGCTTCTTCAGTATTATGATCTCTCTTGCCATAAACTTAACGCTTTGGGGTTCTGATGTGTCGAATCGGACCTTCTTTAGGGCGACGATCTTTCCTGTCGTCTTGTCCCTGGCCTTGTACACGTTGCTGTATGTACCTTGGCCTATctgtaaaataaaagaacaagcATAAGATTGAGAACTTTTTTAAATAGGTCAAGATTTACTTGTAAAGATAGATCCCATCGGATACGACACGAGTTAGGATTTGGAAAGTGGACCGTTGATGAAATGATACGTGGTAGTAGATATAAGGAACTTGTATGATGATTTGTATAGTTAAACACTCCTATAAATACTATATCAAAGGTTAACAATGgtaaaatcaagaatcatatctggaattttttcaaataagtcGAGATTTGAGTGTAGAAAATGGATCTTGCTCGACCCGACTTGGGTCAGGATCCAGAAAGAGGACCATAATTAAAATGACATGTGGTAGTAGATATGGGCATCATATATATGGTCTGTAATGTTAATTAACTCTCCTATAAATACTATATCAAAAGGTTGACAAAGCTGAAAAACCGGCATCACATCGAGAGGTTTTTCAAACAAGTCAAGATTCTTGTGTCGAAAAAGGATCTTATACACCCAATATGGGTTAGGACTTGGAAATGGACTATAGATGAAACGACGCTTGGCAGGAGATATGGAGAACAAGTATgcattatataaaaaagtcaACAAGGGTAATTCTAAGTACAAGCAAGATTCTAAGCTCTATTCTGGGCCTCTTAATATCTTTTACAGAATCAACCATCAAAGGATTTTGCAAAAACTTGCCACGCAAATTTGACAAAAGATTTGGGCCGATGATATATTCAAGCATAATTTACAGTACTAGTCTTAGGAAAATTCTAGTCCAGACCTGGCTCAAACAAACTTGAATCATACAATACACTTGTCGTGTTGGTgtacagttaaaaaaaaaatgactaatcaCAGAGcaagtgtatcacacttaCTATGAATTGGTTTCGCTTGGCCAAACCTAATTCGTGTAGAATTTTTCCTAGTCTTATTACTAACCTTTGCAAGCTTATCATATGAATCGGCACTCTTGGGAACCAAGCCGGCCAAATCATCGACCTGCACGTTCTCAACGAGCCATCTCGGCCATCCACCAACTAGCTCATCAGCAGCAATCTTATTCACCGGAATACTCTGCACGACGTTCCCACCACGACCTACACCTTCTCCACCTCTATTAGCATCCCTCCCTGCATTCTCTCCTTTGATGTAACCATGCTCACGTTTCAACTTGTCAAGCCCCCTTGCTGGGCTGCTGATGGTCCCTTTGCTCGGAACACACCCCATTCTTGATGGTGATGATAATGACTAGGTGGTGGTGGTTCATTACATGCTGGGATTTGTGAGCTTTGCATCATGTCCAAAAACATCGACAAATAAGAGAAATTATAGTACTTTAAGGTGAGGACAGAGGCAGCAGTCGCTGTCGCATAGCCGGCGTCGTTGTCGTCGTCGTCGTTGTCCGAATCATGCAAGAGTGTGAAGGGTTAACTCTGTTTTATCCGCAGGCTGAGGATTCGGACAACTTCTTCTCAAGGAATTCTTCTTGGTATGTATAGCTGGAAAATCTTAGTGAGAATAAACCTTAGTTTATGTTCACGTTCTTTTATACCCTTCCTTCATCCAATGGCAAGGGTTGGAGCGCACCCAATCGACTCAAAAATTccatgaaaaaaagaaaaaacaaaaaatttacgaTCCTGCAATTTAGGAATGGCATTTTTGTCttgtatgaattaattttcgtaatttatcctgtaattttataatggaTCAAATGCACTTTGTCCCCTGAACTAGTCGTTCTATAACATTTACCATCttaaactaacaaatgtaaTACTTACCCTCTTggttggacaaaaaatgcccCTCATGCCTTGTACgattatattattatcaatgtattttagtattttacatattaaatcatcagcaaattattttttaattaactttttaataagtgaagaatttaaattaaaaataaagtataaattaatatatatatatatatatatatatgtagtggACACACAACAACTCATATATGCTTCCTAAAAGaatttgacaaatatatatgcttaactcaaagttaaatatttttggaaaaaaaatgaataaatatattttaaagaaaatatgttcaGAAAATCGATATGTAATcactcatttttatctaaaagaataaatagttaataacttaatttttattaccaaattaataGTAAACAACTTGTGCAGAACCAAAAATGTCTTCTAAGTCACAGGTCCAAAAATGCCAACGCCCTAAGTtgtaggattaaaattataatttaattaaataatgtgcCAAGTtgtaggattaaaattataatttaattatataatgtgcaagtcacatgcaattttttgaacaaattgataagaatagaataaaaattaactacattttaaaattacagaaccaaattaaaaaaatcaattgtgTAGGATCAAAATTCCAGTCCATGTTACAAGACTagaattgtatattttaagagagagagagagagagagaatatatTAAACTAATCGTCGAAAGAATTACACCAACGAAGTTGGAGTCAAGAAGATATCTATACTGTTTATTAAGGTATCGGGTTTTAGAGTAACTACTTTTGATAGACAAGATGCTGATTgattaaactacccttattaattgtatttttaactagttttaaatttctattcttatgaatttattgggtcaattacacttaaattccATCTGAAAATATGAGCTTACATGCTCCCCCAAAGAAGTTTTGAATTACATCACtctctcttgaaatttttttatttacaccTGACTCCCCTTTCGTtagggtttggatgaaaaatgttgatgtgcgcaaaaaaattacataaatttttaattttgtctctcatttaatatttttctgtgtgttattttgtacttaattataagtgtataaatgtaatatatatatatatatatatatgaaatgaggtttaacatcattatattttttcctatatgtattaaattattacatgaaaataatttgaattcgGGAGAACTATTTGAGTAGAAATGATTTCAAACGactctaataaaataaagttaaaatattccACAAGACATAGTTCATAATAAAAAGCCGAAGTACTAGGTAATCATGTGTTGAATCCCAACTTTTTTACTTCaacaatgaaattatttacattGTGTCTGGATCGATAGGTTCAAAgtcaaatctcaaaataattatattttagtccCACGAGATAGCAAATATTGTACTTTCAATCCCACACTTTAcaagattaatattttttgtcccatagaattataaaatatcacGGATGTGATCCCATGGGACCAAATCCGTTAGGATTCAGGATTACAATtgctatgttttttaattttgtgggaccaaaaatattaatttataaagtacaGGATCAAAGTACAACACTTTCTATCATATCGGactaaaagtacaatttttctttgtaatatgaaattattttatggttTAACTTCAAATTTATCGATCCAAACACAATATAAATAACTTCATTGCGGAAATCAAAAAGCTGGAATTTAACTTATGATCACCCAGTACTGTGAACTATATGTTCAAATTTGTGATCTCTACACATGCATTTCGAATTTGAGATCACCTCACGACCTAGTCCTGGATAAGGCAGTTGTAGTAAACCCAAAGACTAGAAGCCAATTTGGAAGACAACCTAAGAAGGATCCCAACAGAACAGAAATCACTGCTTCTGAGGAACTATAGTCTCTCTTAAGCTAATATTGTCTCCGTCGGAGCCACACGTTTGTCATCGAGGAAATGCAACTCTGGGGACGACGAATCTTGTTCTCATGACAATAAACGGATGCATATAGCAGCGAAAGAATGTAAATTGAATTGTTTAACGATACATCATGTTTGATCCGTGGTCGAGATCCTTAGCTACCTAGAGCTGATCTCGACCTAACGATAATTTGAAGTATGGATCTGAATGAATATCCCAAGCTGGACTAGTAATAGTTCGCCTGCACACAAAATGTTAGGCTTGCTAGAATGACCCTCAACTAAGACTCTCATATACTTAAAGTATTATTGAGGTCAAGATTATAAGATTGCGAAGTACGATCTAATAGTAATAAGtaccatattttaaaaagtgtatcaattgatatttaccGTTCTAAAATGTACAGAGCCATGTGTTATCTAAATAACCATTCGATAAATTTGAGACCAATGATTgacaattcaaatttttggGGAGGGCTGGTTGCTCTAAGAAAGGCGTTGGAGTCATTTCCAAAGGGCACACAAATGTCCTTTGGGGTTATGTCATTGTATTTTCcctatcattattttttattatttttatattaatttatgagaaTCACTAAATTTCAATGTAAGTATTACgcagtaaaataaaaatattacatattatgTATTTCGATCCATATCTATTCTAAAACCAAACGATCCTGAGCCACTAGGTTGGCCGATCCTAGTTTGAGACGGCCCATTACCAGCCCCGTCCCAATCAGGCGTGGCAGAACCAACCCAACTTTTATTGAGCCAATCCAAAATTAGTTGGTACGGCCCAGCCCGACCACCTGGGCATGTTGACCATCCGGTCCGTCCCTATTTACACATTCattttttcaccaaatttgaGAGTTGAGACCTCCCCATCTAATGGTAACCAAATTTCACATGGCATGATAATTCATCTCCATACCACAACTAAATCCAACATCATAAAGCATAAGTACACAACCTGaggaatcaaatcaattaaacaatatatagaAATGTGTTCCACACAGAGAATACTATGATGGCTGATGAGAAATAAGAAATCATAAGAACAATactagataaaatataaacatgaaAAGAAGCCATAACCGGGTGCACTTCACAATCCATTCAGACTACACAAACCTTCCGTTGGGATATATCAACAGGTGTCCCTAAAGCTCGTTCCACACTTCATGGACGACCAACCTCTTTACACTTCCACCTTTGCCTACTCTTTTTGTTTATACCACCACCTCACCTACATGCTGCATTCTCTTTTCCACTACTGATTCTTCGACTCTAGAATGCAGACAGTTCAGTAGGGCGAATCATGGCCAGGGCTGTCTGCGTGCATATCCATTGAAGTATCGTTAGAACTGGGCGGATTGGGATCTCGGGTTTGGCTAACAGTATTCTCATTGCCCCGCATAGCATTGTTTGCATATTGACCGCCCTGTGACAAGTGATAGTGTTGGAGACTACGACGAACTGGACTAGAGAGCGCATTGGAGAAAACAGAGTTCTTTGTTTGGTCTGAGTTCACTGAGCGTTGTCCTTGTCCAACAGTTGCAGGACCAAAAGCATTAGAAGATACTGGAATTCCTGAATGGGTTGTCTGCATTGCAGTATGCGACTGTTGCTGATGTTGGAATGGCAACCTAGGGGATGATGGAGGCTCCTCTGTCCCATAATCAAGTTCATTCTGCAAATATATCGATTTTGTCATAAGACCAGAAGTGTCAGAGCGATGGTTTATGAATTTAGTATTCTCTCTGtaaagaaagacaaaaaggGAATCAGAACCAAGGTGGCAAACCAGGAAGTGTAGAGGCAAAATGGATAAAGTACAATATAGATGACCCATCTACTGACAGagaaaaatacatgatttgCAGAAGGTGCTAGTAAAGATGACAAATTTCTAACACACATGTCAATATGCGGAGAAAAAGAACAATTGCCTCTGTCACTAAACCTTCCAGGCTTTGTTCCTTAAaagattaatgaaattgagaaacttcACAATAAGTTCCTTCCCTCTCCTCCAACTGGAGTATGTCATTTATGAAAACCACATGTACAGACACCAACAACTTGTTTTCTATTTCCAAGCACATTCCATATGCATTAACAAAGAACAGTTTCCCAATGCTAGAAGAATGGATAAAACTATTCTGATCACATCTTGATTATTGTACCAACAGATATCACAACAATTCAGAGTTTAGGTTCAGCAAAGTGTCAATCAAACTAAGCTCAACAGAGTGAGAGACCATGAAAAGTAAAACCGGCTTGCCCCAAGATAAGGAGTTCAAAAAATTGGCATTATAGACTCTATGATCTCAAACGGCCAGGTCCTCCATTCCAGATCACTTCTGCTATTATTTcttgagagggagagagaggaaggaaaaccaaaataaaagaaaagaagaaataggAGGATAGGAACACGAAGGGGCTGAAGAATGAGAAAATGTGCAAGTAGCCTTCAAATGTCCCAAATGAACCTGTCACCTTCCAT is a window from the Sesamum indicum cultivar Zhongzhi No. 13 linkage group LG15, S_indicum_v1.0, whole genome shotgun sequence genome containing:
- the LOC105178428 gene encoding probable serine/threonine-protein kinase At1g54610; the protein is MGCVPSKGTISSPARGLDKLKREHGYIKGENAGRDANRGGEGVGRGGNVVQSIPVNKIAADELVGGWPRWLVENVQVDDLAGLVPKSADSYDKLAKIGQGTYSNVYKARDKTTGKIVALKKVRFDTSEPQSVKFMAREIIILKKLDHPNIIKLEGIATSRMQYSLYLVFDFMQSDLTKVISRPVGKLTEPQVKSYMQQLLSGLQHCHERGILHRDIKASNLLIDKNGVLKIADFGLANFYKNRPKRPLTSRVVTLWYRAPELLLGSTDYGVGIDLWSAGCLLAEMFVGRPIMPGRNEIEQLHKIFKLCGSPSEEYWKKVKPPATFRPPQQYKPNFKEAFPNFPNSAFALLDRLLSLDPAFRGTATSALQTEFFTTNPLPCDLSDLPIIVSEDDKPVQSMETRRMSILKQRSQKIHATHRRKVSFTDLIGDALSAKQEIRTTSNTQSQDMSIGNSSISSSSIAKANSGQELPPRSPTPAFRSQQNRSARTEAHPNALKNIKNYPLLLASLTEAAHHLEESNSSLYRRSISNIDFRNLDLEKISKLFGLEDNLAQR
- the LOC105178309 gene encoding uncharacterized protein LOC105178309, which translates into the protein MAKKRKSDATRLDEVDRSMYTSFCSAANSLSQLYSQATHQQRLSFQAGERHAMEKLYNWILRQQEDGVRVMTGDIFAYVQNELDYGTEEPPSSPRLPFQHQQQSHTAMQTTHSGIPVSSNAFGPATVGQGQRSVNSDQTKNSVFSNALSSPVRRSLQHYHLSQGGQYANNAMRGNENTVSQTRDPNPPSSNDTSMDMHADSPGHDSPY